In Sulfuricurvum sp., the following proteins share a genomic window:
- a CDS encoding UbiX family flavin prenyltransferase: MKIIVGISGASGAALGIKFLHALPSEHKKHLIISEHAQIVLEKEENTVLHQNNEIWASVASGSYGADAMIITPCSMNTLAKIACGIADNLITRAASVMIKEQRKLILIPREIPFSPIALENMLKLSRLGVIIAPPALAYYGEQTTLEEMENFMMGKWMDLMGIENTLYKRWDDK, translated from the coding sequence ATGAAAATCATAGTGGGAATCAGCGGTGCGAGCGGTGCGGCACTTGGAATCAAATTTTTACACGCCCTCCCCTCTGAGCATAAAAAGCACCTTATTATTTCCGAACATGCCCAAATCGTTTTGGAAAAAGAAGAAAATACTGTTTTGCATCAAAATAACGAAATTTGGGCATCCGTGGCATCTGGTTCATACGGTGCCGATGCAATGATTATCACCCCATGCAGTATGAATACCCTCGCTAAAATTGCGTGTGGAATCGCTGATAACCTCATCACACGTGCTGCTAGTGTTATGATAAAAGAGCAGCGTAAACTTATCCTTATACCGCGTGAAATCCCATTTTCACCTATTGCGCTAGAGAATATGCTCAAACTCTCACGTCTAGGGGTTATTATCGCTCCTCCCGCATTGGCGTATTATGGTGAGCAAACAACACTTGAAGAGATGGAAAACTTTATGATGGGAAAATGGATGGATTTAATGGGGATCGAAAACACTCTCTATAAACGTTGGGATGATAAATGA
- the coaD gene encoding pantetheine-phosphate adenylyltransferase: MKKIALYPGTFDPITNGHFDIIERGVKLFDEVIIAVADSREKKPMFSLEERIEMTKLAVQDLERVRVVGFDNLTVELANSLGATVLIRGLRAVSDFEFELQLGYLNHSLDPEIETVYLMPRLKHAFISSSIVRNLLKFNGKTVHLLPPSVQSVIGGMNSCTLQ; the protein is encoded by the coding sequence ATGAAAAAAATAGCCCTTTATCCGGGAACCTTTGATCCAATTACAAACGGACACTTTGATATTATCGAACGAGGAGTTAAGCTTTTCGATGAAGTAATCATTGCTGTTGCTGATTCACGCGAAAAAAAACCGATGTTTTCACTAGAAGAGCGTATAGAGATGACTAAACTTGCTGTCCAAGATTTGGAACGGGTTCGGGTCGTCGGCTTTGATAATTTGACCGTTGAATTAGCGAACTCTTTAGGAGCTACCGTTCTTATACGTGGGCTTCGAGCAGTAAGCGATTTTGAGTTTGAGCTTCAGTTAGGTTACCTTAATCACTCACTCGATCCCGAGATCGAAACGGTCTATCTTATGCCACGTCTTAAGCATGCTTTTATCAGCTCCTCTATCGTCCGTAATCTTCTAAAATTCAACGGTAAAACAGTCCATTTGCTTCCACCGTCAGTTCAAAGCGTTATAGGGGGGATGAACTCATGTACGTTGCAATAG
- the tmk gene encoding dTMP kinase: MYVAIEGIDTAGKSTQIEALKSLFPDALITKEPGGTATGVEIRNMVLFGNLKSKMAEILLFLADRAEHTESVIVPNLNKLIISDRSAVSGMAYASVQNLCDESTLVMLNRLATNGTLPDTVFILKLTSEELTYRLSQKEHDVIESRGVDYLLSIQEALIASAYALGITTHVIDATQSIDTITHEITTLIKGAL; the protein is encoded by the coding sequence ATGTACGTTGCAATAGAGGGGATCGATACTGCCGGAAAAAGTACCCAAATAGAAGCTCTTAAATCCCTGTTTCCTGATGCACTTATCACCAAAGAACCGGGGGGAACAGCTACGGGTGTAGAAATCCGAAACATGGTTTTATTTGGAAATCTCAAAAGCAAAATGGCTGAGATTTTGCTCTTTTTAGCTGACCGTGCCGAGCATACCGAATCAGTTATCGTCCCTAATCTGAATAAACTCATTATCAGTGACCGCTCTGCCGTATCGGGTATGGCGTATGCGAGTGTCCAAAACCTCTGCGATGAGTCTACCCTCGTGATGCTTAACCGCCTCGCTACCAACGGAACTTTACCCGATACAGTATTTATTTTAAAACTTACCTCCGAAGAACTAACCTATCGTTTGAGTCAAAAAGAGCACGATGTGATCGAATCACGAGGAGTCGATTATCTCCTCTCTATCCAAGAAGCCCTTATCGCATCTGCCTATGCACTTGGAATTACAACCCATGTAATCGATGCGACACAATCTATTGATACAATTACACATGAAATTACCACCCTTATCAAAGGAGCCTTATGA
- the hisS gene encoding histidine--tRNA ligase, which yields MIQSLRGMNDILSDNYERFEYFINTATTITKRYGFHYIETPLLEETALFKRSVGESSDIVGKEMYQFTDKGGNDVCLRPEGTAGVVRAFVQNKLDKKGGIHRFFYHGSMFRYERPQKGRLRQFHQFGVESFGVASVYEDALMIMMVSDILKALGIGYRLKLNSLGDQHCMPAYREKLVRFIESCGDAICGDCERRKLTNPIRVLDCKNEACQSLYANAPKLIDNLCGECESDFNTLKTILDQHAISYEVDTHLVRGLDYYSKTAFEFVSDNIGSQSAIAGGGRYDRLIEFLDGKPTPAVGFALGIERLMELIVIPEPIREGYYLGAMEEESLPMVLKAAEVLRKRDKAVVEYKPRKLQDHLKGADKINARYCVVVGENERLNNTLWVKDLDEKTESLIPFDDFYKG from the coding sequence ATGATCCAATCTTTGCGCGGAATGAACGACATCTTATCCGATAATTATGAACGTTTTGAATACTTTATCAACACTGCTACGACTATCACTAAACGGTACGGTTTTCACTACATCGAAACCCCCCTTCTCGAAGAGACAGCACTTTTTAAACGCTCTGTCGGGGAGTCCAGCGATATCGTCGGTAAAGAGATGTACCAGTTCACCGACAAAGGGGGAAATGACGTTTGTTTACGCCCCGAGGGTACAGCAGGGGTTGTACGGGCATTTGTCCAAAACAAACTCGATAAAAAAGGGGGAATCCACCGCTTTTTTTACCACGGCTCGATGTTCCGCTATGAACGCCCCCAAAAAGGTCGGTTACGCCAATTTCACCAGTTTGGTGTAGAGAGTTTCGGGGTTGCCTCGGTCTATGAAGATGCATTGATGATCATGATGGTTTCCGATATTCTCAAAGCACTGGGGATTGGATACCGCCTCAAACTCAATTCCCTCGGAGATCAACACTGTATGCCCGCCTACCGTGAAAAACTCGTCCGTTTTATCGAAAGTTGCGGTGATGCTATTTGCGGTGATTGCGAACGTCGTAAACTCACCAACCCTATCCGAGTACTTGATTGTAAAAACGAAGCGTGTCAAAGCCTCTATGCCAACGCCCCAAAACTGATTGATAACCTCTGTGGTGAATGTGAAAGCGATTTCAATACTTTAAAAACGATCTTAGATCAGCACGCCATCAGCTACGAAGTGGATACCCATTTGGTTCGGGGATTGGATTACTATTCCAAAACCGCTTTTGAGTTTGTCAGCGATAACATCGGCTCTCAAAGTGCCATAGCAGGAGGGGGACGCTATGATCGACTCATCGAATTTTTGGATGGAAAACCAACCCCTGCGGTAGGATTTGCGCTGGGAATCGAGCGGTTAATGGAGCTTATCGTGATACCTGAACCTATCCGTGAGGGGTATTATTTGGGGGCTATGGAAGAGGAATCGTTACCGATGGTTCTCAAAGCAGCCGAAGTCTTGCGTAAACGTGATAAAGCAGTGGTTGAATATAAACCTCGAAAGCTTCAAGATCACCTCAAAGGTGCGGATAAAATCAATGCTCGTTATTGTGTCGTGGTGGGTGAAAATGAACGTCTTAACAATACACTTTGGGTGAAAGATTTGGATGAAAAAACCGAATCACTGATTCCATTTGATGATTTTTACAAAGGATAA
- the speA gene encoding biosynthetic arginine decarboxylase — protein MQNYGIDIWGENNFMIDQGMVKVNYKSSPSLIEITQKIRKTNLRGPLILRFPHLIGKQIDLLYSNFQRAIFENDYTGKFRAVFPLKVNQFPEAVDAIVEHGEKYGYGLEAGSKAELALAMAKTPIGSPITVNGFKDEEMVTLGFMAAQMGHDITITIEGIGELEWIIDVAQQCNLKVPNIGIRVRLQSEGSGIWAKSSGLSAKFGLTSTELIEAIIMLQENNMVEYFTMIHFHVGSQMQDISTLKRVLRESGNIYAELKKMGATNLGAINIGGGLAVEYSQHTSNRLRNYTLEEFSNSVVFLLREIMNAKGVDHPDIYTESGRFIVAAHSVLITPVLELFSHDYQEKSLKLKESNPPLIEELRELNSLLSPRTCIEYMHDALDHMESLLTLFNLGHIDLQDRSNAEILVHQIIKKSLYLSQDNLVPEIERLQVKLQERYLINSSIFQSIPDYWGLQQQFPIMPLDRLNIPAIRAASLWDITCDSDGEIRFKPETPLYLHDIDLDEEEYFLAFFNVGAYQETLGMNHNLFTHPNECTIIIHDNGYEIENFTESDNVLNILEDIGYDSSKLLTNLKNKLALSDFMTEEEKTDTLQKLEMYLYQNGYLRTTR, from the coding sequence ATGCAAAATTATGGAATCGATATCTGGGGTGAAAACAATTTTATGATTGATCAGGGGATGGTCAAAGTGAACTATAAAAGCTCCCCTTCTCTCATCGAAATTACCCAAAAAATCCGTAAAACCAACCTTCGCGGTCCATTGATTTTGCGTTTCCCCCATCTCATCGGCAAACAAATCGATCTGCTCTATTCGAACTTTCAACGGGCAATTTTTGAAAACGACTACACCGGAAAATTTCGCGCCGTATTCCCACTAAAAGTAAACCAATTCCCCGAAGCAGTCGATGCCATCGTCGAACACGGTGAAAAATACGGTTATGGTTTGGAAGCGGGTTCAAAAGCCGAACTCGCTTTAGCAATGGCAAAAACCCCCATCGGCTCACCCATCACCGTCAACGGCTTTAAAGACGAAGAGATGGTCACATTGGGCTTTATGGCAGCACAAATGGGGCATGACATCACCATCACCATCGAAGGTATCGGTGAGCTAGAGTGGATTATCGACGTTGCCCAACAATGTAACCTCAAAGTCCCCAACATCGGTATCCGTGTCCGCCTCCAATCTGAAGGAAGTGGTATTTGGGCAAAAAGTAGCGGGTTAAGTGCCAAATTCGGTCTCACCTCCACCGAACTTATCGAAGCGATTATCATGCTCCAAGAGAACAATATGGTGGAATATTTTACAATGATTCATTTCCACGTCGGAAGCCAAATGCAAGATATCTCGACCCTTAAACGGGTATTGCGTGAATCGGGAAATATCTATGCCGAACTCAAAAAAATGGGGGCAACCAACCTCGGTGCTATTAACATCGGTGGAGGTTTAGCGGTTGAATACTCTCAACACACCTCGAATCGTCTACGAAACTATACCTTAGAAGAGTTCTCCAACAGTGTCGTCTTTTTGCTTCGTGAAATTATGAACGCCAAAGGGGTCGATCATCCCGATATTTACACCGAATCGGGTCGTTTTATCGTTGCAGCACACTCGGTTCTAATCACTCCGGTATTAGAGCTATTCTCTCACGATTATCAAGAAAAATCACTCAAACTCAAAGAGAGCAATCCTCCCCTTATCGAAGAGTTACGTGAGCTCAATAGCCTCCTATCCCCTCGAACCTGTATTGAGTACATGCACGATGCGCTCGATCACATGGAATCACTCTTAACTCTCTTTAATCTCGGTCATATCGATTTACAAGACCGCTCAAACGCAGAGATTTTGGTGCATCAAATCATCAAAAAATCACTCTACCTCTCCCAAGACAACCTTGTTCCTGAGATAGAGCGATTGCAAGTCAAACTCCAAGAGCGTTATCTTATTAACAGCTCTATTTTCCAAAGTATCCCCGATTATTGGGGGCTACAACAACAATTCCCTATCATGCCGCTGGATCGTTTAAATATCCCCGCTATTCGCGCCGCTTCGCTATGGGATATCACCTGTGATAGTGACGGAGAGATACGATTCAAACCTGAAACACCGTTGTATCTGCACGATATCGATTTGGATGAAGAGGAATATTTTCTTGCTTTCTTCAATGTCGGAGCCTACCAAGAAACCTTGGGGATGAACCATAATCTCTTTACTCACCCCAACGAATGTACCATTATCATCCATGATAACGGTTATGAGATTGAAAACTTCACCGAATCAGATAATGTGTTAAATATTTTAGAAGATATCGGTTACGATAGCTCTAAACTTCTTACTAACCTTAAAAATAAACTGGCACTGAGTGATTTTATGACAGAAGAAGAAAAAACAGATACACTTCAAAAACTCGAAATGTATCTGTATCAAAACGGATATCTACGAACAACACGATAA
- the cysE gene encoding serine O-acetyltransferase — protein sequence MGLLSEIAEDFSNVYKNDPAISSRLELLFNYPGVWAIFWYRIAHRLYINNFRTLARFIMGMSQIFTHIDIHPGATIGRRVFIDHGTGVVIGQTAVIEDDVLIYQGVTLGGVSLSAGKRHPTIKRGVVIGAGAKILGNITIGENSKVGANSVVVRNVPENSTAIGIPAHVIQKGRDKDPLGHNKLPDINKEMFEYLLKRVAILEHIMVQDNTDILEQDLQLENIYESFIKAMKN from the coding sequence TTGGGACTTTTATCTGAAATCGCTGAAGATTTTTCCAACGTTTATAAAAATGACCCCGCGATCAGCTCGCGTTTAGAGCTCCTTTTCAACTATCCGGGAGTTTGGGCAATTTTTTGGTACCGTATCGCTCACAGGCTTTATATCAACAACTTTAGAACCCTCGCCCGTTTTATCATGGGTATGAGCCAAATATTTACCCATATCGATATCCATCCGGGTGCCACCATAGGTAGACGCGTCTTTATCGATCATGGAACCGGTGTGGTAATCGGTCAAACGGCCGTTATCGAAGATGACGTTCTTATTTATCAAGGTGTTACACTCGGTGGAGTGAGCTTAAGTGCCGGCAAACGGCATCCTACAATCAAGCGCGGCGTCGTTATCGGTGCAGGGGCAAAAATTCTTGGAAATATCACTATCGGAGAGAACTCAAAAGTTGGGGCAAATTCGGTAGTTGTCCGAAATGTTCCTGAAAACTCTACCGCCATCGGTATCCCCGCCCACGTTATCCAAAAAGGGCGTGATAAAGATCCTCTCGGTCACAACAAATTACCCGATATTAACAAAGAGATGTTTGAATATCTCCTCAAACGGGTCGCTATTTTGGAACATATTATGGTTCAAGACAATACGGATATCTTAGAGCAAGATTTACAACTGGAAAATATCTACGAATCGTTTATTAAAGCTATGAAAAATTAA